In one window of Rhizobium oryzihabitans DNA:
- a CDS encoding AEC family transporter: MADIVGLLLPFFGLIFIGYGAARITKQPVEAMGWLNTFIIYAALPALFFKLVSKTPVEELARMDFVAASLACTYGIFLAVFLIGRFVRKNSLAETTIQSFAASYGNIGYMGPGLALLALGEKAAVPVALIVCLENAAHFIVAPAMMAIAGGDKRSPAQLALDVARKVITHPFIVSVIAGFLAASLSWQPPEAVQRLVDYLAQSAAPCALFAMGVTLALRPMKRVPVEISYIVPAKLILHPLAAYLVLSSLGRFEPVWIYSAVLLAALPTATNVFVIGQQYHVWQERASATILISTVLSVLTLTGVVYFIQPF; the protein is encoded by the coding sequence GTGGCCGATATCGTCGGATTGCTTTTGCCGTTTTTCGGCCTGATCTTCATCGGTTACGGCGCGGCGCGCATCACGAAACAGCCCGTTGAGGCGATGGGCTGGCTGAATACATTCATCATCTACGCCGCGCTTCCGGCGCTGTTTTTCAAGCTGGTGTCGAAAACGCCGGTGGAAGAGCTGGCGCGCATGGATTTTGTTGCCGCCAGTCTTGCCTGCACCTACGGCATTTTCTTGGCTGTGTTCCTGATCGGCCGGTTCGTGCGAAAGAACAGCCTTGCCGAAACCACCATCCAGAGCTTCGCGGCGAGCTATGGCAATATCGGCTATATGGGGCCGGGTCTTGCGCTGCTGGCGCTGGGCGAAAAGGCGGCGGTGCCGGTGGCGCTGATCGTCTGCCTGGAAAATGCTGCCCATTTCATCGTCGCGCCGGCGATGATGGCGATTGCGGGCGGTGACAAGCGCTCCCCGGCGCAGCTTGCACTGGATGTGGCGCGCAAGGTCATTACCCATCCCTTCATCGTGTCGGTGATTGCGGGCTTTCTCGCTGCCTCGCTGTCATGGCAACCGCCGGAGGCGGTGCAGCGGCTGGTGGATTATCTGGCGCAATCGGCAGCACCCTGCGCGCTGTTTGCCATGGGCGTGACGCTGGCGCTTCGGCCGATGAAACGGGTGCCGGTGGAAATCAGCTATATCGTGCCGGCAAAGCTGATCCTGCATCCGCTCGCGGCTTATCTCGTGCTCTCGTCGCTCGGGCGTTTCGAGCCGGTGTGGATCTATTCCGCCGTGCTGTTGGCGGCGCTGCCGACCGCGACGAATGTTTTTGTCATCGGCCAGCAATATCATGTCTGGCAGGAGCGGGCGTCGGCGACGATTCTCATCTCCACGGTGTTGTCGGTCCTCACGCTGACAGGCGTGGTCTATTTCATCCAGCCTTTTTGA
- a CDS encoding UbiH/UbiF family hydroxylase: MRHFDIAITGAGLAGQIAAIALARAGRHVALIAPSSDRKDQRTTALMDQSIRFMDRLGLWSRIAPAAARLSTMQIIDGTERLLRAPTVQFRSSEIGLDAFGWNIPNEALLGVLGEAVEQEHNITRLDTTAETIDIGNDRVSVTLADGETLSADFLIGADGRKSMVRDAAGIGVKSWSYPQTAIVLNFGHSRSHGNVSTEFHTPTGPFTQVPLPGNRSSLVWVVTPQQAEELTVLPLEALSLKIEERMQSMLGAVTVEDSVQAWPLSSMTAHRFGKGRVALIGEAAHGFPPIGAQGLNLSLRDIISLTELLGAVSDRPIAADAGSSFDRRRRADVYSRTLSVDLLNRSLLSDLLPVQMARAAGLHVLSGIGTLRSMVMREGIEPGRGLKALPSLLFGSFKKAG; this comes from the coding sequence ATGAGACACTTCGATATCGCCATCACAGGTGCGGGGCTTGCGGGCCAGATCGCGGCCATCGCGCTGGCGCGGGCGGGCCGCCACGTGGCGCTCATTGCACCTTCCAGCGACAGGAAGGACCAGCGCACCACGGCGCTGATGGACCAGTCCATCCGTTTCATGGACCGCCTCGGCCTCTGGTCTCGCATCGCCCCTGCGGCCGCACGCCTTTCCACCATGCAGATCATTGACGGCACCGAGCGCCTGCTGCGCGCGCCGACCGTACAGTTCCGCTCCTCCGAAATAGGGCTCGACGCCTTCGGCTGGAACATTCCGAACGAGGCGCTGCTCGGCGTGCTTGGCGAGGCTGTCGAACAGGAACACAATATTACCCGCCTCGACACCACCGCCGAGACGATCGACATCGGCAACGACCGCGTCTCCGTGACGCTTGCAGACGGCGAAACGCTCTCTGCCGATTTCCTCATCGGCGCGGATGGCAGGAAGTCGATGGTGCGGGATGCGGCCGGCATCGGCGTCAAATCCTGGTCCTATCCGCAGACGGCCATTGTTTTGAACTTCGGCCATAGCCGGTCGCATGGCAATGTCTCGACGGAATTCCATACGCCCACCGGTCCTTTCACCCAGGTTCCCCTGCCCGGCAACCGCTCCAGCCTCGTCTGGGTCGTCACCCCGCAACAGGCGGAGGAACTGACGGTACTGCCGCTGGAGGCGCTCAGCCTTAAGATCGAGGAGCGCATGCAATCCATGCTGGGCGCTGTTACCGTGGAGGACAGCGTGCAGGCATGGCCGCTTTCTTCCATGACGGCACATCGCTTCGGCAAGGGCCGTGTGGCACTGATTGGCGAAGCCGCGCATGGTTTCCCGCCCATCGGCGCTCAGGGGTTGAACCTCAGCCTGCGCGACATCATTTCGCTGACGGAACTGCTCGGTGCCGTCTCCGACCGCCCCATTGCCGCTGACGCCGGCAGCAGCTTTGACCGCAGGCGGCGGGCGGATGTCTACAGCCGCACGTTGAGCGTCGACCTTCTGAACCGCTCTTTGCTTTCCGACCTCCTGCCGGTGCAGATGGCGCGCGCGGCGGGCCTGCATGTCCTCTCCGGCATCGGCACGCTTAGAAGCATGGTCATGCGCGAAGGCATCGAGCCGGGCCGCGGGCTGAAGGCCTTGCCCTCGCTCCTATTCGGCAGCTTCAAAAAGGCTGGATGA
- the pcsA gene encoding phosphatidylcholine synthase, translated as MKIFNYKRVPYAEIRAFSVHMLTASGSFLAFLGVVAAAEHRFVDMFWWLGLALLVDGIDGPIARKVRVKEVLPNWSGDTLDNIIDYVTYVLLPAFALYQSGMIGEPLSFVAAGMIVVSSAIYYADMGMKTDEYFFSGFPVVWNMVVFTLFVMDASATTAMTVVTVSVFLTFLPINFLHPVRVKRLRPLNLFVVFIWCALGGYALLMHFETPMWAVIAFVASGIYLYCIGGILQFFPSLGAK; from the coding sequence ATGAAAATTTTCAACTACAAGCGTGTTCCCTACGCGGAAATCCGCGCCTTTTCCGTCCATATGCTTACGGCTTCCGGTTCGTTTCTGGCCTTTCTCGGCGTTGTCGCGGCTGCCGAGCACCGATTTGTCGATATGTTCTGGTGGCTGGGGCTTGCCCTGCTGGTCGACGGTATCGATGGACCCATCGCCCGCAAGGTTCGGGTGAAGGAAGTCCTGCCCAACTGGTCCGGCGATACGCTCGACAATATCATCGACTACGTCACCTATGTGCTGTTGCCTGCCTTTGCGCTCTACCAGAGCGGCATGATCGGCGAGCCGTTATCCTTCGTGGCGGCGGGCATGATCGTGGTGTCGAGCGCCATCTATTATGCCGATATGGGCATGAAGACGGATGAATATTTCTTCTCCGGCTTTCCAGTGGTGTGGAACATGGTGGTGTTCACGCTCTTCGTCATGGATGCCAGCGCCACCACGGCCATGACCGTGGTTACCGTCTCGGTGTTCCTCACGTTCCTTCCGATCAATTTCCTGCATCCGGTGCGGGTGAAGCGCCTGCGGCCGCTCAATTTGTTCGTCGTCTTCATCTGGTGCGCGCTTGGCGGTTATGCGCTGCTGATGCATTTCGAAACCCCCATGTGGGCGGTGATCGCATTCGTAGCGAGCGGTATCTATCTTTACTGCATCGGTGGAATATTGCAGTTTTTCCCCTCGCTCGGCGCGAAGTAG
- a CDS encoding ABC transporter ATP-binding protein: MAPEAVPLLSVRKLTKLFGNFAACNGIDLDIAPGEIHALLGENGAGKSTLVKMLFGVLSPTEGDIIWQGRPVSVGSPSEARSLGIGMVFQHFSLFEALTVAENIALSLDPKISLKEIAREAETLSRAYGLPLDPYAHVADLSVGERQRIEIVRALLQNPRLIILDEPTSVLTPQEADKLFETLAKLKAEGRSVLYISHRLEEVQRICDRATVLRHGKVTGACDPRRETPASLARMMVGSDVASVSRPTGAALGQPQIEVMGLSVAPRTPFAVALKSISMNVRAGEVLAIAGVAGNGQGELFDALSGEYPVYNNDAIHLRGKPVGRIGINGRRLMGAGFVPEERHGHAAVPGMSLSDNLLLARARSDRKAFLTGGFLRIIRGSTIKAAARRISETMDVRKSGADPLAGSLSGGNLQKFIVGRELDRQPAVLVVNQPTWGVDAGAASRIRQALVDLAKAGSAVIVISQDLDEIFEVATNIAVISDGKLSETHPVEDMTLEKIGLLMGGIHTHSGAAQHAH; the protein is encoded by the coding sequence TTGGCGCCGGAGGCCGTGCCTCTCCTGTCCGTTCGCAAGCTGACAAAGCTGTTCGGCAATTTCGCCGCCTGCAACGGCATCGATCTCGATATAGCGCCGGGCGAAATCCACGCGCTTCTGGGTGAAAACGGCGCGGGCAAGTCCACGCTCGTCAAGATGCTGTTCGGCGTTCTTTCGCCGACCGAGGGTGATATTATCTGGCAGGGCCGGCCGGTTTCCGTGGGCTCCCCAAGCGAGGCCCGAAGCCTCGGTATCGGCATGGTTTTCCAGCATTTTTCCCTGTTCGAGGCGTTGACGGTCGCTGAAAACATTGCCCTGTCTCTCGACCCGAAAATTTCACTGAAGGAAATCGCCAGGGAAGCGGAAACGCTGTCGCGCGCCTATGGCCTGCCCCTCGACCCTTATGCGCACGTGGCCGATCTTTCGGTCGGCGAGCGCCAGCGTATCGAAATCGTGCGCGCGCTGTTGCAGAACCCGCGCCTCATCATTCTCGACGAGCCGACCTCGGTGCTGACGCCGCAGGAGGCCGACAAGCTGTTCGAAACGCTGGCAAAGCTGAAGGCCGAAGGCAGGTCCGTACTTTATATCAGCCACCGTCTGGAAGAGGTGCAGCGCATCTGTGATCGCGCCACCGTTCTGCGCCATGGCAAGGTGACGGGCGCCTGCGATCCGCGCAGGGAAACGCCTGCATCTCTGGCGCGTATGATGGTCGGCAGCGATGTCGCGAGCGTTTCGCGGCCGACGGGAGCCGCGCTGGGGCAACCGCAGATCGAGGTCATGGGGCTTTCGGTTGCGCCACGCACGCCTTTTGCCGTGGCGCTGAAATCGATTTCCATGAATGTGCGTGCAGGCGAGGTGCTGGCGATTGCCGGTGTGGCCGGAAACGGCCAGGGCGAGCTGTTCGATGCGCTTTCCGGCGAATATCCGGTCTATAATAATGATGCGATCCATCTGCGCGGCAAGCCGGTTGGCCGCATCGGCATCAATGGCCGCCGGCTGATGGGCGCGGGTTTCGTGCCGGAAGAGCGCCATGGCCACGCCGCCGTTCCCGGCATGAGCCTTTCCGACAATCTGTTGCTGGCGCGGGCGCGTTCTGATCGGAAGGCGTTTCTGACTGGCGGTTTCCTGCGCATCATCCGTGGCTCGACCATCAAGGCGGCGGCGCGGCGCATCTCGGAAACCATGGATGTGCGCAAAAGCGGGGCCGATCCGCTGGCGGGGTCGCTGTCGGGCGGCAATCTGCAAAAATTCATCGTCGGGCGTGAACTTGACCGCCAGCCCGCCGTGCTGGTGGTCAACCAGCCGACCTGGGGTGTGGATGCGGGTGCGGCGAGCCGAATTCGCCAGGCGCTTGTCGATCTCGCCAAGGCGGGCTCGGCGGTTATCGTCATCAGCCAGGATCTCGATGAAATCTTTGAGGTCGCCACCAATATCGCTGTCATTTCCGACGGGAAGCTGTCAGAGACCCATCCCGTGGAAGACATGACGCTTGAAAAGATCGGCCTGCTGATGGGCGGCATCCA